Proteins from one Paenibacillus amylolyticus genomic window:
- a CDS encoding sensor histidine kinase, which produces MFIAYLVYKKSWIGLIGLLLLLTNALIQFDAGIDVDPHSLIYLNTLFLTISIIFLIWRYQRETAYYKSLHTLSNEVEDDWFENISEPQSRFPDGVMYTLLQNIHEHAQNKRREDQLTQRMEHDDLSSWVHEVKTPLTAMKIILDGHRSNELVQRLNAPWLRMHLLIDRQLYISRLANLESDLLPDKQNVQDLIREEVRELSTWCMEKNITIEVTGNTGVSVYTDKKWCGFVMRQLLTNAIKYSPTDGKVSIHMDLQENEDVMVSIKDEGPGIQAHDLPRIFDKGFTGENGRIQHAATGMGLYLAKEISKKLHIRLEVATAVGEGTSIGMVFSNDNPFEQIRRSPMDNKHD; this is translated from the coding sequence GTGTTCATCGCTTATCTTGTTTATAAAAAAAGTTGGATTGGCTTAATCGGGTTACTGTTGCTGCTCACCAATGCTCTGATACAATTTGACGCGGGTATAGATGTGGATCCTCATTCACTAATCTATTTAAATACGTTGTTTCTAACCATCAGTATTATTTTTCTAATATGGAGATATCAGAGGGAAACAGCCTATTATAAGTCTTTGCATACCCTGTCTAACGAAGTGGAAGATGACTGGTTTGAAAATATTTCCGAACCCCAAAGTCGTTTCCCTGACGGGGTGATGTATACCCTTTTGCAAAACATTCATGAGCATGCTCAAAACAAACGTCGTGAGGATCAGTTAACCCAGCGGATGGAACATGATGACCTCTCTTCATGGGTTCATGAAGTGAAAACGCCCCTTACTGCGATGAAGATCATCCTTGATGGACACCGCTCCAATGAGTTAGTGCAGAGGTTAAATGCCCCCTGGTTGAGGATGCACTTATTGATCGACCGGCAGCTTTATATTTCGCGATTAGCTAACCTAGAGTCAGACTTGCTCCCAGACAAGCAGAATGTGCAAGATTTGATAAGAGAAGAGGTGCGTGAGTTATCAACATGGTGCATGGAAAAAAATATAACCATTGAGGTGACGGGGAATACCGGGGTTAGCGTGTATACGGATAAAAAGTGGTGCGGATTTGTAATGAGACAGCTTCTAACAAATGCGATAAAATACAGTCCAACCGATGGAAAAGTCTCCATTCATATGGATCTCCAAGAAAATGAAGATGTCATGGTCTCGATTAAAGATGAAGGACCTGGCATTCAAGCACATGACCTGCCACGTATATTTGATAAAGGCTTTACTGGAGAAAATGGAAGGATTCAGCATGCAGCCACCGGAATGGGACTTTATCTTGCCAAAGAAATAAGCAAGAAGCTACACATTCGACTTGAGGTTGCTACAGCTGTTGGTGAAGGGACATCGATTGGGATGGTATTCTCAAATGACAATCCATTTGAACAAATTAGACGATCACCTATGGATAATAAGCATGATTAA
- a CDS encoding ABC transporter permease gives MNIRKLVMRSMRKNIKMYYLYFFAMIFSISLYFIFSTLQNDQTVMETVQTSVNFSTAFQIAGILLILITIVFTMYATTIFIRRRSQEIGLYQFIGLSKAWVARVLILEHTILGLGALLIGTFVGTMLSRLFLLLLMNLLGLDAKFGLTFSGQAFIQTIAVFTCLLAVTTLQILWTVYRSTLLQLFQANHQHESFVRRPSIVSAILGGAGIGLIGFGYYVSTFIGYNADTLVFIMLIVLGSTILGTYFVFHTTISWILYVYRKKQNGNLGLVNSLSIASLMHRMKGHANSLTLITILSAMTITMTSLSYSLYYSIEKDVRLSMPFDFAVENMPEEAAVITSKLADAQIEFEFHQVHALRFDGAWVDQDQHSKPSHRNRPFLLFSAEQMSQVGLDLERPQDGEAIYHSSRAIIEGLEISSPWEVQYASNDETNLLPVSKSVLNNVMNYILHGDQLIVNEETFERMRDSIQEDESKQLVTFEVFNVLDAERTDIASDIFRTSVESDLLLRDFYSTYEGSRQNFGLLIFIAGFLGLVFILSTGSILYFKQMTEAEQEKTQYRTLRQLGFQVDDIMKGIIRKQLFVYLIPLVIGLTHAAFALKVGSILIAASMLTPILISMAAYILIYLVFTVVTIRYYKNIVIHAL, from the coding sequence ATGAATATACGGAAACTGGTGATGCGCAGCATGCGGAAAAACATCAAGATGTATTATCTTTATTTTTTCGCGATGATTTTCAGCATCAGCTTGTATTTTATCTTTTCAACTCTACAAAATGATCAAACCGTCATGGAAACCGTTCAAACCAGTGTAAACTTCTCAACGGCTTTTCAGATCGCAGGCATATTGCTTATTCTGATCACCATTGTGTTTACAATGTATGCGACAACTATTTTTATCAGAAGGCGTAGTCAAGAAATCGGATTGTATCAGTTCATTGGCTTGTCGAAGGCTTGGGTCGCTCGAGTACTGATTCTGGAGCACACCATACTTGGCCTGGGGGCCTTGTTGATCGGAACATTCGTTGGAACCATGCTCTCACGGCTCTTTCTCTTGCTGTTAATGAACCTGTTAGGGCTTGATGCCAAGTTCGGATTAACGTTCTCTGGCCAGGCATTTATTCAAACGATTGCTGTATTTACCTGCTTGCTCGCGGTTACAACCTTACAGATCCTATGGACGGTATATCGCAGTACATTACTGCAATTGTTTCAGGCTAATCATCAACATGAAAGTTTTGTCAGACGTCCAAGCATCGTGTCAGCCATTTTAGGAGGGGCCGGAATAGGTCTTATCGGGTTTGGTTATTATGTGTCAACCTTTATTGGGTACAATGCAGATACGTTGGTTTTTATCATGTTAATTGTTCTCGGTAGTACCATACTGGGAACCTATTTCGTCTTTCACACGACGATTAGCTGGATACTCTATGTTTATCGGAAAAAGCAAAACGGGAACCTCGGGCTGGTTAATAGTCTCTCGATCGCATCTCTAATGCACAGAATGAAAGGTCATGCCAATTCACTAACCTTAATCACGATCTTGTCCGCGATGACCATTACGATGACTTCCCTGTCCTATTCCTTATATTATTCCATTGAAAAGGATGTACGATTATCGATGCCTTTTGATTTTGCAGTGGAAAATATGCCGGAGGAAGCTGCTGTGATCACAAGTAAGTTAGCAGATGCACAGATTGAATTTGAATTTCATCAAGTGCATGCCCTTCGATTTGATGGTGCATGGGTGGATCAGGATCAGCATTCAAAACCAAGCCACCGGAACAGACCATTTTTGCTTTTCTCAGCAGAGCAGATGTCGCAGGTCGGATTAGATTTGGAACGTCCCCAAGATGGTGAGGCCATCTATCATAGTTCGCGGGCCATTATAGAAGGATTGGAGATTTCATCTCCCTGGGAAGTCCAATATGCATCTAATGATGAAACCAATTTACTACCCGTCTCCAAGTCTGTGCTTAATAATGTAATGAATTACATTCTTCATGGGGATCAATTAATAGTCAATGAAGAAACCTTCGAGCGAATGAGAGACAGCATTCAGGAGGATGAGTCCAAACAGTTGGTGACATTTGAAGTATTTAACGTGTTGGACGCGGAGAGAACAGATATCGCTTCGGATATCTTTCGAACGAGCGTGGAAAGTGACCTGTTACTCAGGGACTTTTATTCCACATACGAGGGATCACGTCAGAACTTTGGACTCCTCATTTTCATTGCCGGATTTTTGGGCTTGGTGTTTATCCTTTCAACAGGAAGTATTTTGTACTTTAAACAAATGACCGAGGCAGAGCAAGAGAAAACTCAGTATCGTACACTGCGACAACTCGGTTTTCAAGTAGACGACATCATGAAAGGCATCATTCGTAAACAACTCTTCGTATATTTAATCCCTCTGGTCATTGGGTTAACACACGCTGCTTTTGCCTTGAAGGTAGGTTCTATCCTCATCGCCGCTAGCATGCTTACCCCGATCCTAATCAGTATGGCAGCATACATTTTGATTTATTTAGTATTCACGGTCGTTACCATTCGGTATTACAAAAATATCGTTATCCATGCTCTATAG
- a CDS encoding nucleotidyltransferase domain-containing protein produces MILEKVINRITIQSEYKDLVDKYVEYVLKEFKDKIHSIYMCGSIPKGTATPFKSDADFTIVCANPEHIDYERLSNIKDRLLKEYPFVTKVDTIICSIDDVLSRPNDWGFWVKVICVCIHGQDIGEKVAPIIISPEFIVDLNTDTKEEVDRVHRSLSNASDNAMKTRYIKGYSKRLIRALYSLVLEDTGVWEDEIIKMKDAIINYCSIDGALVEYLYACYLDSDVSVEEFLKIADQVYDYFENALNRIAASRTSTG; encoded by the coding sequence ATGATATTAGAGAAGGTTATTAACAGAATTACCATACAAAGTGAATATAAGGATTTGGTTGATAAGTATGTGGAGTATGTACTTAAGGAATTCAAAGATAAGATTCATAGCATTTATATGTGTGGCTCGATTCCAAAAGGAACAGCTACACCTTTTAAGTCAGATGCAGACTTTACTATTGTATGTGCAAATCCCGAGCATATTGATTACGAAAGATTGTCAAATATCAAAGACAGGCTGTTGAAAGAATATCCATTCGTCACTAAGGTGGATACGATTATTTGCTCGATTGATGATGTATTGAGTAGACCGAATGATTGGGGTTTTTGGGTTAAGGTCATCTGTGTATGCATCCATGGGCAGGATATTGGTGAAAAAGTAGCACCGATCATAATTTCTCCAGAATTTATTGTAGACTTGAATACAGATACCAAGGAGGAAGTTGATCGTGTACATCGTTCACTTTCTAATGCTAGTGATAATGCAATGAAAACTAGATATATTAAAGGTTACTCGAAGAGATTAATTCGCGCATTATACTCTTTGGTTCTAGAAGATACAGGGGTATGGGAAGATGAAATCATTAAGATGAAGGATGCCATAATAAATTATTGCTCGATTGACGGCGCTTTAGTTGAGTATCTGTATGCTTGTTACTTGGATAGCGATGTATCTGTTGAAGAGTTTCTGAAAATTGCAGATCAAGTGTATGACTATTTTGAGAATGCCTTAAATAGAATCGCTGCTTCCAGAACTTCCACTGGCTAA
- a CDS encoding response regulator transcription factor — translation MNMNIFIIEDDLLLLDALREGLSQWSYEVSHPNDFSHVMDAFADHRPHLVIIDIQLPKFDGFHWCREIRAVSKVPIIFLSSRDHPTDMVMAMNLGADDYVQKPFHMDVLLAKVQAILRRAYTYEEASSDVMEWNQAIIDLKSCEIHKDGKTIGLTRNEFFILSILIRSNNKVISRHELMKRLWDDDQYVNDNTLTANITRLRQQLASLHLAEGIVTEKGLGYMAVTL, via the coding sequence ATGAATATGAATATCTTCATTATTGAGGATGACCTTCTTCTTCTGGATGCGCTTAGAGAAGGGTTAAGTCAATGGTCTTATGAAGTAAGTCACCCTAATGATTTTTCTCATGTGATGGATGCCTTTGCAGATCATCGGCCTCACTTGGTGATTATTGATATACAGCTTCCCAAGTTTGACGGGTTTCATTGGTGTAGGGAAATACGCGCCGTGTCCAAAGTTCCGATTATTTTTCTTTCATCCAGAGACCATCCGACGGATATGGTAATGGCCATGAATTTAGGGGCGGACGATTACGTTCAGAAGCCTTTTCATATGGATGTACTTCTTGCCAAGGTCCAGGCTATTCTTCGTCGAGCGTATACGTATGAAGAAGCATCCTCCGATGTAATGGAGTGGAATCAGGCGATTATTGATTTGAAAAGTTGCGAAATACATAAGGATGGGAAGACGATTGGCCTGACCAGAAATGAATTCTTTATTCTTTCAATTTTAATAAGGTCCAATAATAAGGTCATCTCACGACATGAACTGATGAAAAGACTCTGGGATGATGATCAATACGTGAATGACAACACGCTCACTGCCAACATTACAAGATTACGGCAACAGCTCGCTTCTCTCCATTTAGCTGAGGGGATTGTAACTGAAAAAGGTCTGGGGTACATGGCCGTTACGCTTTAG
- a CDS encoding YxeA family protein yields MLYRRRKNDEKRILISCLVVIVMMTGLYIFMREPFDRFNPMMKEEYVYVKVQSEPVDDEGRYKYREQGFTESGETKRVVFSTSTRLDQGTLLKVLAKGTYTADYKLIKENEMPSNLN; encoded by the coding sequence ATGCTCTATAGAAGGAGGAAAAATGATGAAAAAAGAATCCTCATTTCTTGTCTCGTTGTGATCGTCATGATGACTGGTCTCTATATCTTCATGCGTGAGCCATTTGATCGGTTTAATCCAATGATGAAAGAGGAATATGTATATGTTAAGGTTCAAAGTGAACCTGTAGATGATGAGGGCAGATATAAGTACAGGGAGCAGGGGTTCACCGAAAGTGGCGAGACGAAACGAGTGGTATTCAGCACCAGTACCAGACTCGATCAAGGCACACTTTTAAAAGTGCTCGCCAAAGGTACCTACACAGCAGACTATAAGTTGATCAAAGAGAATGAAATGCCATCAAATTTGAACTGA
- a CDS encoding class I SAM-dependent methyltransferase has protein sequence MKIIVEKFNRYGEQDYDKEYIKWGFDDLETQIVMAEKLQKLFPENSTKILDIACGISRYHQVWLEPGYEVTGIDISNTFIEYSRDYNRAFEKASYFVCDFNELNFDKEFDVAIWTDPVGLTGVSTNRVFNALKPTGIFIYEMWNENYFKYHSDERHNDCRTWTYRDGIYRLVRHEYNRATCVSEHEEIIFDIPNDTMIHKTGLGAKNVNSYCYVQIMEAAGFKNVRFVDYEGQPFNTENQQIKQFFMIGEK, from the coding sequence ATGAAAATTATAGTAGAAAAGTTCAATCGATATGGTGAGCAAGATTACGACAAAGAATATATCAAATGGGGTTTCGATGATCTTGAAACCCAGATCGTTATGGCTGAAAAGCTGCAAAAGTTATTTCCTGAGAATTCAACCAAAATTCTGGACATTGCCTGTGGAATATCTAGGTATCATCAAGTATGGTTGGAACCAGGTTATGAGGTTACAGGTATAGACATCTCAAATACTTTCATTGAATATTCAAGGGATTACAATAGAGCTTTTGAAAAGGCAAGTTATTTTGTTTGTGATTTTAATGAGTTAAACTTTGACAAAGAATTTGATGTAGCGATTTGGACTGATCCTGTTGGATTAACAGGGGTATCTACGAATCGAGTGTTCAACGCTTTAAAGCCAACTGGTATCTTTATCTATGAGATGTGGAATGAAAATTATTTTAAATACCATTCTGATGAACGACACAATGACTGCCGCACTTGGACATATCGCGATGGAATTTATCGCTTGGTACGACACGAATATAATAGAGCGACATGTGTTTCGGAACACGAAGAGATCATATTTGATATACCCAATGATACAATGATTCATAAGACAGGATTGGGTGCAAAGAATGTAAACAGTTATTGTTATGTACAAATTATGGAGGCTGCAGGTTTCAAGAATGTGCGGTTTGTAGATTATGAGGGGCAACCATTTAATACGGAAAACCAACAGATTAAACAATTTTTTATGATTGGTGAGAAGTAG